From the Cohaesibacter sp. ES.047 genome, one window contains:
- the murC gene encoding UDP-N-acetylmuramate--L-alanine ligase, which produces MKMPQNIGPVHFVGIGGIGMSGIAEVLLKLGYEVQGSDISESANVQRLRDKGIKVAIGHAAENIAGAEVLVVSSAIKSDNPELKEARAKLLPVVRRAEMLAELMRFKSAIAIGGTHGKTTTTSLVAALLDAGGKDPTVINGGIINAYGTNARMGDGDWMVVEADESDGTFVKLPADVAVVTNIDPEHLDHYGDFDAVKAAFAAFVENVPFYGFAAMCLDHPEVQALVGQIEDRRIITYGANPQADVRYKDLRSEGGISRFTVVLQNRQTGEVEEISGLSLPMPGEHNVANATAAITVAYELGISADDIRRGLSGFGGVKRRFTRAGSWNGIEIIDDYAHHPVEIEAVMRAARQASQGKVIAVMQPHRYSRLQNHFEDFCTCMNVADTVLVADVYPAGEQPIEGIDSQALVEGLKSHGHRNAARLGPSDGLAAKVREIAEPGDYVVCLGAGSITTWANSLEANLKALAGD; this is translated from the coding sequence ATGAAGATGCCACAGAATATCGGTCCGGTGCATTTCGTCGGGATCGGCGGAATCGGGATGTCCGGCATTGCCGAGGTGCTTCTCAAGCTGGGCTATGAGGTGCAGGGCAGTGACATTTCCGAAAGCGCCAATGTTCAGCGCCTGCGCGACAAGGGCATCAAGGTCGCGATCGGCCATGCGGCGGAGAATATCGCAGGGGCCGAGGTGCTGGTGGTCTCCTCTGCCATCAAGTCGGACAATCCGGAACTGAAGGAAGCGCGGGCCAAGCTGTTGCCTGTCGTGCGGCGTGCCGAAATGCTGGCCGAGCTGATGCGGTTCAAATCTGCCATTGCGATTGGCGGTACGCACGGCAAAACCACCACGACGTCACTTGTGGCGGCGCTCTTGGATGCTGGTGGCAAGGACCCCACCGTGATCAATGGCGGCATCATCAATGCCTATGGCACCAATGCGCGCATGGGGGATGGCGACTGGATGGTCGTGGAGGCAGATGAGAGCGACGGCACTTTTGTCAAGCTTCCCGCCGACGTGGCCGTCGTTACCAATATCGATCCTGAGCATCTCGATCATTACGGTGATTTTGATGCGGTCAAGGCAGCCTTTGCCGCCTTTGTCGAGAATGTGCCCTTTTATGGGTTTGCCGCCATGTGTCTGGATCATCCCGAAGTGCAGGCGCTTGTCGGGCAAATCGAGGATCGCCGCATCATTACCTACGGCGCCAATCCGCAGGCCGATGTGCGCTACAAGGATTTGCGTTCCGAGGGCGGTATCAGCCGCTTCACCGTTGTGCTGCAAAATCGTCAGACCGGCGAGGTAGAGGAAATCTCCGGCCTGTCGCTGCCGATGCCGGGCGAGCACAATGTGGCGAACGCGACGGCTGCCATCACGGTGGCTTACGAGTTGGGCATTTCGGCTGATGACATCCGGCGCGGTCTGTCAGGGTTCGGCGGTGTCAAGCGTCGCTTCACGCGGGCGGGCAGCTGGAATGGCATTGAGATCATTGATGATTATGCGCATCACCCGGTTGAAATCGAAGCGGTCATGCGGGCTGCGCGGCAGGCCAGTCAGGGCAAGGTGATTGCCGTGATGCAGCCGCACCGCTACAGCCGGTTGCAGAATCACTTCGAGGATTTCTGCACCTGCATGAATGTCGCCGACACGGTTTTGGTGGCGGATGTCTACCCAGCAGGCGAGCAACCCATCGAGGGGATCGATTCACAGGCGCTCGTTGAGGGCTTGAAGAGCCATGGTCACCGCAATGCGGCAAGGCTTGGGCCTTCCGATGGGCTGGCCGCAAAGGTGCGCGAGATTGCCGAGCCGGGTGACTATGTGGTCTGCCTTGGTGCAGGC